A single window of Nocardia sp. NBC_01327 DNA harbors:
- a CDS encoding serine hydrolase domain-containing protein, whose amino-acid sequence MRIAPTVTVLALLAVAGCSSVNTDNSPKAVTSTPVAVSAHRVDQVRADIDAIVRSGVPGVIATLTENGQTVTLTSGVADRAGAAPIPMAPPQEVRIGSISKTFTASIIMQLVTEGKIRLDEPVDTYLPGLLTGNGVDGKVITVRQILQHRSGLPEFSNDPEADEYRAAVEGRTLTPPQEIALALRHPAQFSPGTQFKYTNTNFIVAGMLIEKVTGRTYSEELAGRITTPNRLTDTYLPARGDTDLRGPHPHGYGTIDGVLTDETRSEPSIPWTAGALISTGSDLNRFYLALLAGQIVAAPQLKEMLASVPMTGSPFFYGLGIGNTELSCGAQYFGHTGGIAGYVTITGGTREGRAVTIAMTASPDPSPDSMALLSHALCP is encoded by the coding sequence ATGCGAATTGCGCCGACGGTGACAGTGCTGGCTTTGCTTGCGGTGGCGGGATGCTCCTCCGTGAACACCGACAACTCACCCAAAGCCGTGACGAGTACGCCGGTCGCGGTGTCCGCACATCGGGTCGACCAGGTGCGCGCCGATATCGACGCCATCGTGCGATCGGGTGTCCCGGGGGTGATCGCCACCCTCACCGAGAACGGTCAGACAGTGACACTCACCTCCGGCGTCGCCGATCGGGCCGGCGCCGCACCGATTCCCATGGCCCCGCCGCAGGAGGTCCGGATCGGCAGCATCTCCAAGACCTTCACCGCCTCGATCATCATGCAGCTGGTGACCGAGGGAAAGATCCGCCTGGACGAACCGGTCGACACCTACCTGCCCGGACTGCTCACCGGCAATGGCGTGGACGGCAAGGTGATCACCGTCCGTCAGATCCTGCAGCACCGCAGTGGTCTACCGGAGTTCAGCAATGATCCCGAGGCGGACGAATATCGCGCCGCAGTGGAGGGCCGCACGCTGACGCCCCCGCAGGAGATCGCCCTCGCTCTGCGTCATCCCGCACAATTCAGCCCCGGCACCCAGTTCAAGTACACGAACACCAATTTCATCGTCGCGGGCATGCTGATCGAAAAGGTCACCGGCAGGACCTATTCCGAAGAGCTGGCGGGCCGGATCACCACACCCAACCGGCTGACCGACACCTACCTTCCCGCCCGCGGCGACACCGACCTCCGGGGCCCGCACCCGCACGGATACGGGACCATCGACGGCGTCCTCACCGACGAGACGCGGTCCGAACCGTCCATTCCGTGGACGGCGGGCGCACTCATCTCCACCGGCTCCGACCTCAATCGGTTCTACCTGGCTCTGCTCGCGGGACAGATCGTCGCGGCTCCGCAATTGAAGGAGATGCTGGCGAGCGTGCCGATGACGGGTAGTCCCTTCTTCTACGGACTGGGAATCGGCAATACCGAACTCTCCTGCGGTGCACAGTACTTCGGCCATACCGGCGGCATAGCCGGCTACGTCACCATTACCGGAGGCACGCGGGAAGGCCGCGCGGTGACGATCGCCATGACGGCATCCCCGGACCCGTCGCCGGACTCCATGGCCCTGCTGAGCCACGCCCTCTGTCCGTAG
- a CDS encoding NUDIX hydrolase, which produces MTLADRYPLLHTPARWEWGGLDVQFSTELPADELVTNIHVVCFVGERIVLCRDDRDVWIVPGGTREASESVLECVVRELREEAGAELVGPMQWIGAHHAVTDRPAPYRPWQPHPRKAWLWCTADVILSGSPTNPDDAEQILEVRAVSLAEAVELAATDGPHMPELLTFAAELHRRTR; this is translated from the coding sequence ATGACGCTTGCCGATCGGTATCCGCTGCTGCACACGCCTGCCCGGTGGGAATGGGGCGGGCTGGACGTCCAGTTCTCGACCGAATTGCCGGCGGATGAGTTGGTCACCAATATCCATGTCGTCTGTTTTGTCGGCGAGCGCATCGTGCTGTGCCGGGACGATCGGGATGTGTGGATTGTGCCGGGTGGCACTCGCGAGGCGTCGGAGTCGGTGTTGGAGTGCGTAGTCCGTGAACTCCGCGAAGAGGCCGGGGCCGAACTGGTCGGCCCGATGCAGTGGATCGGCGCTCACCATGCCGTGACCGATCGCCCGGCGCCGTACCGGCCCTGGCAGCCCCACCCCCGCAAAGCCTGGCTCTGGTGCACGGCCGATGTCATTCTCAGCGGCTCCCCCACCAATCCTGATGACGCGGAACAGATTCTGGAGGTCCGCGCCGTCTCGTTGGCGGAGGCAGTCGAACTCGCGGCGACGGACGGTCCGCATATGCCCGAACTCCTCACCTTCGCCGCCGAGCTCCACCGGCGAACCCGGTGA